One genomic segment of Dromaius novaehollandiae isolate bDroNov1 chromosome 12, bDroNov1.hap1, whole genome shotgun sequence includes these proteins:
- the CAMK1 gene encoding calcium/calmodulin-dependent protein kinase type 1, which produces MPLGRDGPSWKKRTEDIRRIYDFREVLGTGAFSEVVLAEEKTTRKLVAIKCIAKKALEGKETSIENEIAVLHKIKHPNIVALDDIYESGSHLYLIMQLVSGGELFDRIVEKGFYTERDASALIRQILDAVKYLHDMGIVHRDLKPENLLYYSLDEDSKIMISDFGLSKIEGCGSVMSTACGTPGYVAPEVLAQKPYSKAVDCWSIGVIAYILLCGYPPFYDENDAKLFEQILRAEYEFDSPYWDDISDSAKDFIKHLMEKDPSKRFTCEQALQHPWIAGDTALDKNIHQSVSEQIKKNFAKSKWKQAFNATAVVRHMRKLQLGTSQEGPGQMLPTTPCHSDQLGIGTSNGSDCERSPANRAHRLPPD; this is translated from the exons ATGCCGCTGGGGCGCGACGGGCCCAGCTGGAAGAAGAGGACCGAGGACATTCGGCGCATCTACGACTTCCGAGAGGTCCTGGGCAC TGGGGCCTTCTCCGAGGTGGTCCTGGCGGAGGAGAAGACGACCCGCAAGCTGGTGGCCATCAAGTGCATCGCTAAGAAGGCGCTGGAGGGCAAGGAGACGAGCATCGAGAACGAGATCGCCGTCCTGCACAA GATCAAGCACCCCAACATCGTGGCCTTGGATGACATCTACGAGAGCGGCAGCCACCTCTACCTCATCATGCAGCT GGTCTCGGGCGGCGAGCTCTTTGACCGCATCGTGGAGAAGGGCTTCTACACCGAGCGGGACGCCAGCGCCCTGATCCGGCAGATCCTCGACGCCGTCAAGTACCTGCACGACATGGGCATCGTGCACCGCGACCTGAAG CCCGAGAACCTGCTCTATTACAGCCTGGACGAGGACTCCAAGATCATGATCAGCGACTTCGGGCTGTCTAAGATTGAGGGCTGCGGCAGCGTCATGTCCACGGCCTGCGGGACCCCCGGCTACGTCG CCCCCGAGGTGCTGGCACAGAAGCCCTACAGCAAGGCGGTGGATTGCTGGTCCATCGGGGTCATCGCCTACATCCT GCTCTGCGGTTACCCCCCTTTCTACGACGAGAACGACGCCAAGCTCTTCGAGCAGATCCTGCGGGCCGAGTACGAGTTCGACTCGCCCTACTGGGACGACATCTCCGACTCAG CCAAAGACTTTATCAAGCACCTGATGGAGAAGGACCCCAGCAAGCGCTTCACGTGTGAGCAGGCCCTGCAGCACCCCTG GATCGCCGGGGACACGGCGCTGGACAAGAATATCCACCAGTCGGTGAGCGAGCAGATCAAGAAGAACTTCGCTAAGAGCAAGTGGAAG CAAGCCTTCAACGCCACGGCCGTGGTGCGACACATGCGGAAGCTGCAGCTGGGAACCAGCCAAGAAGGGCCGGGGCAGATGCTTCCCACCACCCCCTGCCACAGCGACCAGCTGGGGATCGGCACCAGCAACG GTTCAGACTGCGAGCGCTCGCCGGCAAACAGGGCTCACCGCCTCCCTCCGGACTGA